AACCCACCCAGCGTGCAGCCAGGCAGGTGTTAAGAAACCGAGGGAGGCGATGGAGGAGTGAGATGGAACCAGAGGAGCCTGCAAGGTGCAGAGGATGGGTTCGGGGTGGCAGAGAGCGGGTTCAGGGTGGCAGAGAGCCTGCTGCTTGGTCACCAGCACGTCCCCGCTCTACGCGGAGCTTGGCTGGCTAAGCAGGGTCACTTCAGGGGTTACCCAGCAGTGGAGGGGCCCCTCTGGGCTTTACCTGGGTGCCACCAGAAGAGCCAGCTGTCAAGGCTGAGGTCCAGGAAGGGTTTGTGTTGGCACTGCCAGTCCTCTGCTGCATGCAGGGCAGAAAGCAGGAGTACCAAAGGCAGCAGCTGTTTCTGTGAAACACAAGCAGGTCTGACTCGCTCCGTCCCCCTCCTCGCAGCTCCgtgctctgccagcccaggcCCAGAGCAGCAGCACGCTTGGCTCTTCCCCAATTCCTTATCCTTCAGCAATCAGCAAAGCACTTCTGCTGGACTGTGAAGTAAGGCATGAAGGGAGGCCACCGATTCAAACAGATTCCCTCTCACCTCCCGTGCTATTATCCTGAAAGATACCTGTTATCCTCAGCACAATACGATTTCTTTGGAAACGGAGTTTAGCGCTGCTTTGATCCCTGCATCCTTGGTAAATTCTTCAGCAGAAGAGAACTGTTGGTTCCAGGAGAGATTAACATTAAAGTTGCATCCTTTTTAAAGTGACCTCCAAAGCTGTGCGTACAGCTCTGCTTCCCACTGCTTGACACGGGATGAAGAAagtcctttttttgttgtttttttgaagaacaggacagtttcttttttcacttgaaagGCTCCAACTCTGCATGTCTTTGTTTTGCTCCATGCCCTTTGAAACACGCAGAGCCAGCAGGCTCCAAGACCCCCCAGCCGGAGTGAGCAACAGGGGAAGGTTTTAGACAGaactttcttgttttttcttttttattattgttctcACTAAAACCAAATTCAGCAACTCCCTGGCACACACATGAAAAACTCTCCTTGCAGAATGCCTCCTGAACAAAGCTGAAGTGTGCCTATGTTACGTCTTTACACAGCCATCtacaaaatactgaaagcaaGACCTAGTTTTTCGGAGATATTTCTGTGGCCAAGAGGTAGAGAGAAAAACGCTTCATAGCAGTCTGCCATCGAAAAGAACTGGAAAGGACAAATGCAGAACCACCCCATTTCCCTTTTGCAGAGTGCTGTGGAAAGGGACAGAAGTGCTCCCCAAAGCAACCCCCAAATGCAGTCCTGAGCCCCAGGGCAGGATTTGCCTGCTTTGGTGCAGCACCTTGTTAGTGGGAAtggagaggcaggcagggctctgtGCAGCTTCAGAGACTGAGCAGGTGGTTTCTCACTCCTCCCCGTGGCTGGAGAACAGAGAGCTGGGCTGGAGAAGGCGGCAGAGGACAGTCTTGTCTAAAATCAGGAACTGGCTGGAGGATTCTTGGCTTGTGGGGCAACAGTGCTGTAAAAAGAAAGAGACAGTCACgtccagcaggcaggcaggacacCAGCAGCCAGAAGAATGTGAAGAACCAGGGGCTTCCTCAAATAAACCCTCCCTGCTCGCAGCAGGAGAGCAGTTTAGACAAACACAGCTTTCAGCGTGCTGCGCAGCTACGGAGCAGCATACCCCAGCCCCCACGGGTGTCGAGACAGCAATCTtcacagccacaccactgtgAAAACCACTAAAAATGCTCTGGGCTGCACAGAGCGTGACCCTGCCATGTGGGCAACTGGGAAAACACAGAACCTGAACCAGGAGTGTCTGAGGCAGAGTCATTCTGCAGAGACAGAGGCACTCTGTTGGCTGTGGTGGTTTTATCAGGGATGGGCATTTGGGAATTTTCTCCCTTCTACCCCTTCAGACTCCAATACCAACACGGTTCTCAGGAGAGACAAATACACTAGACTCAGACGATCTGCTGGAAGATATTTTAGTAGCTGTAGTTCAACATACAAAAATGCATCATCGTCGTTCTGCTACCACTTATCTCTATGGGACTCTGCCCAAAAAGAGCCACACACGTGACAGAGAACAGCACAAACGCAGCCTCTCACCTACTCCATCTCTGTAGCATCATCTCCAAcgttaaactgcaacaggggaggttcagactggacattaggaaaaagtttttcccagaaagagtggtcagacagtggaataggctgcccagggagggggtggagtcaccatccctggatgtgtttaagggtcgtttagatgagatgttgggggatgtggtgtaggggagaacttgtagagttgggctgagggttggactcaatgatcccaaaggtcttttccaacctcagtgattctgtgcGATTCTGTGATCTGACTCCAAACGCCTTTGACACAACAAAGATTTGATGTATTAGACAACCAAACATCcctttttaaataaggaaataaattattttccagttACCCTTTTGTAAACAAGATTATTTGCTTCCCAGTAAACACAGCCAGAAGATCACTGGAAAGCAAGCAGCATGCTCTTTCAAATAATAGTCTAGAATCATATTACCGAAGTAACTGCTTGGCATATTTGCACTGGGCTGCATTACATCACCAAAGCCTCTGCCAGCCAGAACGGTCACTCAGCTAAACAGGCAGTGTCACATCCCCTTGCTACCTGCGGCCCTGCGCAGCGTTCAGCTGGTCCTTCATGGCTATGGCATGTTTGAGCAGACTGTCAATGCTCTTGAAGTACACGCTGCTGTCGGTCATGTTCTTTATGGcactggaagaagagagaaggggggTGGAGGGAGATGGAGGACTGGTTAGTATTTGCAAAGGCGGCGTGGTTTTAGAGCGCACCCCCGCCACGACAGAGAGGATGGTTAATAAGAAAGCTCAGCTACACACTAGCTAGCTGGTGGGTGGATTTACTgcaggggagcagcagggctgcgCCGCACGCCCAGCTGGGGAAGAGCTGGTGTGCTCATCAAAGTGAAGCCCCCGAGATTCACGGTAACGGTTCAGAGAGCACTGCCTCACGCCCTCACACCCACTGCTGTCTCCCTGGGAGGTGTCAGGGAAGAGCAGGCAGCCTCTGCCTTGTTTCTACCGCACCACCTCCGCCTGCGAACACAACCCTGCTGCTCGGAGGAGTCTCTCGTACCTGCAGGCGTACTCCACCGTGTAGATGGCTCCTTGGCTTtgctcctcccagctctgcatgtcagactgaaagagaagagaaggcagcaCCGTCAGGCACACACCGGGCAGAGGCAGCCCGCAGCGATACgcgctgccagccctgcccaaaCGAGGGCTCTGGCTGCTTTTCACTAGAAATTGGGTTTGGATTCCATCTCCCGCTTGACAGCCTGTGACACACTCCGGGTGCCGCGCACTAgtgtttaaaagaaacatttactgtCTGTATTTCCGGAAGGGCTACTAGTTCAGGCCAACACTTTGGATACTCTGGCAAAATTCCCCTTGTTTTTAGATGTTTTAGCCTACGAGCCAGCCAAAAGTCAGGCTGTGAGCAACCAGTAACTGCGCTAAGTGCAACGGACCAGCTGGATGTTTCAAGAATACTCAGATCTCCCAGTGTGTCTGGCCCAGCAGGCAACCAGGCTCTGAACTAACACGGCTCCCGGGGAGTTTGGTCCTTCATGCAAAACCAGGTGAAAGTTTCTTTCATAGCACTGAAAGTTCTGGTTTCATCAGACCTGCCATTCGCAAGCGGGCCtgttccccagcctgctctgAAACTCCGGTGTCCGACGCCAAGCAGCAGTCAGCACCGTGCCCTTCCTTCCACGAGCTGGAAGGAGCCCTGTGAACTTCCCACAGGCTCAAGCAGCATGGCATGCAGCGGGACATAATTGTATGCTGTAGCtccaaggaaagggaaaaaccaaacaaatacaCAAATCGCAATGAAAGCGCTGCTGAATTCAGAGGTGTAGCTCAATAGATAACTATTTCAAAAGTCCTTAAGTAGTTCGGGCACTCTAAAATACGTTCTCATGGGAGCTAATTCCCCAGCCTATTCGGCTGGGTCTAGTTACAAGCCAGAGGAAAGCCAAGGGCCTCTTTCTGTGAGTGAAGGAGGTCGGGTAGGAGCTTGGACTGCGTCCAAGATCACTTCTCCTGTTCAAAGCCTGCCCTACATCAGGACGCTTGACCACATAGTTTTAAGCTACAAAAGAAACAAGCCTCTACATGCAGCACTCTAGGCAGCTCTCTGCAGGAGAGGGTCCTTCGACCCAGGACTCACAACCCCACAGGGACTGTGCTTGTCTCAGGGACCAACCGCATTTTACACGACTGTATCTGCTGCTGGGAACGCGCTTTGCTGCAAAAGACACAGAAACCTTCCTGCAGCTCCTCACCCTGCTCTCTCCAAGAGGTGCCAGATGAGCTTTAACAGCCATTTAGACCCTGACATCGCACTGGCTCAGTCGTACGTGTCACAGCCGCACGCCTGTGGTCCTGCTGTTTCTGAGCACCAGTAGATTTTAATCATTTCCCGGTACCAGAGCCAGTCATGTCTGTTCCCAGCATTCCCACCAATTCCTGGAATTTTCATGTCCTTAATTAGGAACAAGAGCCTTTCCCTAGAGCTCCTCCTTAATCTTTTCTTGATGTCCTTTCTTCAAATTCCCAGGACATGCCCTTGGATGCAGTTTAAGAACTAAAGCCAGCTATTAATATACAATAGCACTAATGACACGTTGCTTGGAAGTAAATTAATGAGGAGATATAAGTTCTCAAAAAGACCAGGGGAAATCCAGAAAGGCCCCTCTGTGCAGAGCGGGGCTTAGCGGCGCAGCTACGACGCGCGGAGCCAGCGAGGGCCTCGCATCACGCCGTCGCTTATCAGGGAGGAGGTAAATCTGCTTGGAGAGTTTCAGATGGTGAGGACGGTATTAAGATTATTGTTTTATCAAATCATAAAAAGCTTCTTGCTGTAAAGGCACGGAGGTGACCTTCTTCTTGCAGAAACTTTTCTCCCAGCCCCCTTCCTCCCAATTTTTCCTAGGTTTAATCCCCCTGGGAATTTCAAAGGCTGCGTTTCGGGAGAACTCGGCCAGCCAGAGATGGAGCTGCTGCACAGCTGAAGGGAAGCTGGAAACCACAGATAAATCCTATTTCCTTTATACATTACCTGCACCTTGGGACTAAATTACCTGAGAATGGATCCACacagaacatttctttttcttcttttctcttctgaagaatTAAAACCACCTCACTTTAATGCCTTTGCTCTGATTTAGATAAAACCTGACAGCGTTTTCACGGTGCACAGCCCTGCTGACAC
The Strix uralensis isolate ZFMK-TIS-50842 chromosome 27, bStrUra1, whole genome shotgun sequence DNA segment above includes these coding regions:
- the BORCS8 gene encoding BLOC-1-related complex subunit 8 isoform X2; protein product: MEEPEMQLKVKKVTDKFTESMYVLANEPSVALYRLQEHVRRSLPELAQHKSDMQSWEEQSQGAIYTVEYACSAIKNMTDSSVYFKSIDSLLKHAIAMKDQLNAAQGRSTVAPQAKNPPASS
- the BORCS8 gene encoding BLOC-1-related complex subunit 8 isoform X1; protein product: MQLKVKKGAGGVLADVQGKRDQSCAVAAQTTSGKVTDKFTESMYVLANEPSVALYRLQEHVRRSLPELAQHKSDMQSWEEQSQGAIYTVEYACSAIKNMTDSSVYFKSIDSLLKHAIAMKDQLNAAQGRSTVAPQAKNPPASS